GATGCAACGAGTTCTCGTCGTGGACGACGACGCGGCCATCCGCGAGTGCATCGCGGAGCTGCTGTCGACGGAGGGGTTCGACGTCCGGGAGGCGCGCGACGGCCGCGAGGGGCTTCGCGCCCTCGACGCGGCACAGCCCGGCGTCGTGGTGCTGGACCTCATGATGCCCGTCATGAGCGGGTGGGAGTTCCTGGAGGCGAAGAAGCAGCGCCGACCGGCGGTCGCGAACATCCCGGTGATCGTGGTAACCGCGAGCGACAGGCCGGGCGTCGAGACGGAGCGCGTCCTGCGCAAGCCGTTCGACCTGGAGGCGCTCCTCGCCGCCGTGGAGGAGCTCACCGGCCGGGCCCCACCGCCGCCGCCGGGCGGCGCCGCCGCCGCGTGAGCACGCCTCCAGCCCTCGCCTGGCGCGGCGCAGCCGGCCCCGGCCAGCCGCCGCCGCGGGACGGACCCGCGCAGCAGAGGGTGATCGCGCGCGAGGTCCTGGGGTAGGCTGCGCCTCAGCCCCCATGACCTCCATCGCCGACCGCGTCCTCCAGGGAGACGTCCGCGCCGCCGCGCGGCTCATGCGCGACCTCGACGACGCCGTGCCGTCGGCGCGCGCCGCGCTGCAGGAGCTCTTCCCGCGCACCGGCCGCGCCTTCGTGGTGGGCCTCACCGGCGCCCCCGGGGCCGGCAAGTCCTCGCTCACCGACCGGCTGGTCGCTCACCACCGCGCCGCCGGCAAGACGGTGGGGGTGGTGGCGGTCGACCCGACCAGCCCGTACACCGGCGGCGCCATCCTGGGCGACCGCATCCGAATGCAGGACCACGCGCTCGACCCGGGCGTCTTCATCCGCTCCATGGCCACCCGCGGCAACCTGGGCGGCCTCTCGCGCGCCACCGCCGGCGTGGTGGCCGTGATGGACGCCATGGGCAAGGACGTGGTGGTGGTCGAGACGGTCGGCGTGGGCCAGGACGAGATCGAGGTCGCGGCGCTGGCGCACACGGTGGTGGTGGTGGCGGTGCCGGGGCTCGGCGACGACGTGCAGGCCATCAAGGCGGGCGTGCTCGAGATCGCCGACGTCTTCGCGGTCAACAAGGCCGACCGGGAGGGCGCCGACCGCACCGTGCGCGACCTGCAGCAGATGCTCGAGCTGCGCCGGCAGACCGCGACCCGCCCCGGCCTGGAGCACGACGCCGCGCACGAGCTGCGCGGGTCGCCCGCCTGGAGCCCAGACGATCCCGCCTTCTGGGAGCCGCCGATCGTGAAGACGGTGGCGGTCCGGGACGAGGGGGTGGGGGACCTCCTCGCCGCCATCGAGCGCCACCGCCAGCACCTCGAGGCCACCGGCCAGCGCCGGGCGCGCGAGGTGGCCCGGGCCCGCGCCGCGTTCCTGGCCCTGCTCCGCGACCGGCTTCTCGCCGGCGCGCTCGAGCGGCTGGCGGCCGAGGAGGGTCACCTCGACGCCCTCGCCGCCCGCATCGCCGACCACGTCGAGGACCCGTTCCGCCTCGCGGACGAGCTTGCCGCGCGCCTGGGCGCGTGAAAGAGATGCCGCACGCCATGGAGCCTCCCTCGCCGACCCCACCCGGCCACCCCGCCCGCGATCCCGCCGTCGAGGCGCTCGAAGCGCGCCTGGGTCAGACCTTCCAGCGGCCGGACGTCGCCCTCGCCGCCATCACCCACAAGTCGTTCGTGAACGAGCACCGCGGCGACGGGCTGGCCGACAACGAGCGGCTGGAGTTCCTGGGCGACGCCGTCCTCGATCTCGCCGTCTCGCACCGGCTCATGGAGCGCTTCCCCGCCGCGCGCGAGGGCGAGCTCTCCAAGATCCGCGCGGCGGTGGTGGACGAGGCGGGGCTCGCGCGCATCGCGCGGGCGCTCGACCTCGGGCCGCTGCTGCGCCTCGGCCGCGGCGAGGAGCTGACCGGAGGCCGCGAGAAGAGCTCGCTCCTCGCCGACGCCATGGAGGCGGTGGTCGCCGCCCTCTACCTGGGGGGCGGGCTCGAGCCGGTGCTGGCCCTGCTCGACCGCTTCCTCGGCGAGGCCTTCGCCCGCGCCGCCGCCGGCACGCTCGACCGCGACTACAAGACGCAGCTGCAGGAGCTCGCCCAGAGCCGCGTCCGCGCCTCGCCCCGCTACCGGGTGGTGGCCGAGCACGGCCCCGATCACTCGAAGGTGTTCGACGTGGAGGCCGAGCTCAAGGGCGAGGTCGTCGGCCGCGGCACCGGCCGCTCCAAGAAGGACGCGGAGCAGGCGGCCGCGAAGCTGGCCCTCGAGGCGCTCAGCGCGCGCGCCGCGGAGGTGCCGGCGGCGATGCCAGCTGCGGAGCCCGCCCCCCTGGAGAGCTCTCCCCCCGCGACGCCGAGCGAGGGAGCACGTGCGCCGGGCGAGCCCGCGCCGCTCGCCGCCGCGCCCGCCGAACGCGACGAATCCCCGGCCGCGGCCACCCTCCCGCTCCCCCCGCCGGCGGCCGAGACCAAAGTTCCGGAGGCCGCGCCCCCGCTCGCCCCGCCCGGCCGCGCGGAGAAGCGGACCACCGCGCCCCGCAAGCCGCGGCCCAAGAAGGCGGCGCCCGCGCGCGCAGCGGGGCGCAAGCCGGCCGCGACCGTGCGTAAAGCGGCGCGCAAGGCGGCGCCGCCGCGCAAGGCCCGCAGCTGACGAGCATTTCGTTGCGACCGCGCCGCCCGGTCGCTAGCATGCCGCGCATGACGAGACCCGCCCTGCTCGCGCTCGCCCTGTGCCTCGCGCCCGCTCTCGCGCCCGCGCAGACGCCGCCCGAGGCGCCCAAGCCCGCGCCCGCCAAGAAGGCGGCCCCCAAGGCCGCCGCGCCCAAGGAGCTCTACGCCACCTTCGTCACCAGCCAGGGCAAGATCGGCGTCCGGCTCTTCCCGGAGCAGAAGCCCAACGCGGTGAAGAACTTCGTCGACCTGGCCGAGGGCAAGAAGGCCTGGACCGACCCGCGCACCGGCCAGCGGGTGCAGAAGCCGCTCTACGACGGGACCGTGTTCCACCGCGTCATCCCCGGGTTCATGATCCAGGGCGGCGACCCGCTCGGCCTCGGCGTCGGCGGCCCCGGCTACGCCATCCCCGACGAGCTCGAGGCGAGCGAGCACTTCTTCGACCAGCCGTGCCAGCTCGCCTACGCGAACTCCGGCCCGAACTCCAACGGCTCGCAGTTCTTCATCACCGAGGTGCCGACGCTGCACCTCAACCCCGTCAAGTGCGACCGCAGCCCCTCCGGCCTGTGCGGCTACGTCCGCTTCGGCGAGGGCGTGTGCGGCTGCGACCTGGTGGGCAAGATCGCCCGCCTCGGCAACAGCAAGACGACGCTCGAGAAGGTCGTCATCTCGAAGACGAAGCCCACCTGCCAGTGACCCCGGAGCCGCCCATGGCCGATCCCATCTACGCGACGTTCAAGACCTCCGCCGGTGACCTGGTGGTGAAGCTCCTGCCCGAGAAGGCGCCCCAGACCGTGGAGAACTTCCTCGGCCTGGTCGAGGGCACGAAGGAGTGGACCGACCCCACCTCGAACCAGAAGGTGAAGCGGCCGCTCTACGACGGCACCGTGTTCCACCGCGTCATCCCGGACTTCATGATCCAGGGCGGCGACCCGCTCGGCACCGGCTACGGCGGCCCCGGCTTCCGCTTCGGGGACGAGATCGGCCCCGACAACAAGTTCGACAAGCCGGGCCTGCTCGCCATGGCGAACGCCGGGCCGAACACGAACGGCTCGCAGTTCTTCATCACGGAGGTCCCGACCCCGCACCTCAACCGCGGCCACACCATCTTCGGCGAGGTGGTGAAGGGCTTCGAGCTCGTCCCCAAGATCGCGCGCGGCGGCAACGGCAAGACGAAGCTCGAGAAGATCACGATCACGCGCGGCGCGCAGCCTTAAGTGGGACCTCCCACCCCGACCGCCGCGGCCTTCCGCGCCGGCTTCGTCGCGATCCTCGGCCGCCCCAACGTCGGGAAGTCGACGCTGCTCAACCGCGTGCTGCGCGAGAAGATCGCGATCGTCTCGCCGCGGCCGCAGACCACCCGCACCCGCATCCTCGGGGTGTGGAACGGCCCCGGCGCGCAGCTCGCCTTCTTCGACACGCCCGGGCTCCACCGCGCCGAGGGGCCCCTCAACCGCCGCATGGTCGAGGTGGGGCTCAGCACCCTCTCCGAGGTGGACGTCGCGCTCCTGCTGGTCGAGGCGGGCACCGGGCCGGAGGGCCGGGTGGAGGTGGGCGAGGCGACCCGCTGGATCATCGAGGAGGTGAAGCGCAGCGGGAAGCCGGCCGTGCTCGGCATCTCCAAGATCGACCGCGCCCCCAAGGAGGCGATCCTCCCGGTCATCGCCGCCTATCGCGAGCTGCACGCCTGGACCGAGGTGGTGCCCTTCTCGGCGCTGCGCGACGAGAACGTCGACGACCTCCTCCGCACGCTGGCGCGCCTCGTCCCCGAGGCCGAGCAGCCGCTCTTCCCGCCGGACGTGCTGACCGACCAGGCGGAGCGCCAGCTCGCGGCGGAGTACGTGCGCGAGCAGGTCATGCTGCAGACGCGGCAGGAGATCCCGTACGCGGCCGCGGTGGCGGTGGAGGCGTTCGACGAGACCGAGCGGGAGAAGGGGCGCCACGGCCTGGTCCGCGTCGCCGCCACCATCTACGTCGAGCGCGAGAGCCAGAAGGGCATCGTCATCGGCAAGCGCGGCGCCCTGCTGAAGGAGATCGGCACCGCCGCCCGCACCGGGCTGGAGCGCCTGCTCGGCTGCAAGGTCTTCCTCGAGCTGCACGTGAAGGTGGACGAGCGCTGGAGCGAGCGCGAGGACGCGCTGCGGAAGCACGGGCTTTAGCGTCCGTGTTACAAGCCCTCCGTGCCCCGTCCTCTCGTCGCCCTCGTCGGGCGCCCCAACGTCGGCAAGTCGACGCTCTTCAACCGCCTCGCGGGCCGGCGGCTCGCCATCGTGGAGGACGTCCCCGGCGTCACCCGCGACCGCAACTACGCCGACGCGGAGTGGGACGGGCGCGAGTTCTCGGTGGTCGACACCGGCGGCTTCGAGCCGGACGCGGGCGGCGGCGAGCCCCTCAACGCGCTCGTGCAGCGCCAGGCACAGCTCGCGGTCGAGGAGGCCGCGGCGGTGGTGCTGGTCGTGGACGGGCGCGAGGGGCTGACCAGCGTCGACCAGGCGGTGGCGGACCTGCTCCGCCGCTCCGGCAAGCCGCTGTTCGTCGCCGTGAACAAGGTCGACGCCGCCCGGCACGAGGGCGACCTCCCCATCGCCGAGTTCCACCGGCTCGGGCTGGGCGAGGTCTTCCCGGTCTCCGCCGAGCACGCGCGCGGCGTCTCGGAGCTGGCCGAGGCCGTCCTCCAGCGCCTCGCCGTCCCGCGCGCCCCGCCGCCGCCCGAGGCGGCCGAGGAGCTGCCCGAGGAGGGCGCGGACGCGCCGAGGGGCCCCATCCGCCTGGCGATCGTCGGCCGGCCCAACGTCGGCAAGAGCACCTTCGTGAACGCGCTCCTCGGCCAGGAGCGGTTCGTCGTCTCCGACGTGCCCGGCACCACCCGGGACGCCATCGACTCGGCGGTCGAGCACAAGGGCCAGCAGTTCATCGTCACCGACACCGCCGGCATCCGGCGCAAGAGCGGGGTGGCCCAGAAGGTCGAGGCCTACTCGGTGCTGCGCGCCATGCGCTGCATCGACGAGTCGGAGGTGGTGGCCTGCCTGCTCGACGCCGGCGAGGCGGGCGTGGAGCAGGACGCGCGCCTGCTGGGGATGGTGGCGGAGAAGGGCCGGGCGCTGGTGGTGGTGGTGAACAAGTGGGACCTGGGCGAGCAGGGCGGGGCGACCCAGGCCTGGTACCGCGACGAGCTCGCGAAGCGGCTGCCCTTCGTCGCCTGGGCGCCGATGATCTTCACCTCCGGCCGCACCGGGAAGGGCGTCGCGAAGGTGCTCGACACCGCGGCGCGCCTCATGGAGCAGTACCGCGCCCGTTTCCCCACCCACGCCATGAACGAGCTCCTGGAGCGCATCCAGGTCAGCCACCCCGCGCCGCTGGTGCGCGGGCGCCGGGTGAAGCTCTACTACGTCGCCCAGGTCGCCTACGCGCCGCCGACGTTCGTCATCCAGTGCAACCGGCCCGAGTCGGTGAACGAGCACTACCAGCGCTACGTCGAGAACCGGTTCCGCGAGGCG
This Anaeromyxobacter diazotrophicus DNA region includes the following protein-coding sequences:
- a CDS encoding response regulator yields the protein MQRVLVVDDDAAIRECIAELLSTEGFDVREARDGREGLRALDAAQPGVVVLDLMMPVMSGWEFLEAKKQRRPAVANIPVIVVTASDRPGVETERVLRKPFDLEALLAAVEELTGRAPPPPPGGAAAA
- the meaB gene encoding methylmalonyl Co-A mutase-associated GTPase MeaB — encoded protein: MTSIADRVLQGDVRAAARLMRDLDDAVPSARAALQELFPRTGRAFVVGLTGAPGAGKSSLTDRLVAHHRAAGKTVGVVAVDPTSPYTGGAILGDRIRMQDHALDPGVFIRSMATRGNLGGLSRATAGVVAVMDAMGKDVVVVETVGVGQDEIEVAALAHTVVVVAVPGLGDDVQAIKAGVLEIADVFAVNKADREGADRTVRDLQQMLELRRQTATRPGLEHDAAHELRGSPAWSPDDPAFWEPPIVKTVAVRDEGVGDLLAAIERHRQHLEATGQRRAREVARARAAFLALLRDRLLAGALERLAAEEGHLDALAARIADHVEDPFRLADELAARLGA
- the der gene encoding ribosome biogenesis GTPase Der codes for the protein MPRPLVALVGRPNVGKSTLFNRLAGRRLAIVEDVPGVTRDRNYADAEWDGREFSVVDTGGFEPDAGGGEPLNALVQRQAQLAVEEAAAVVLVVDGREGLTSVDQAVADLLRRSGKPLFVAVNKVDAARHEGDLPIAEFHRLGLGEVFPVSAEHARGVSELAEAVLQRLAVPRAPPPPEAAEELPEEGADAPRGPIRLAIVGRPNVGKSTFVNALLGQERFVVSDVPGTTRDAIDSAVEHKGQQFIVTDTAGIRRKSGVAQKVEAYSVLRAMRCIDESEVVACLLDAGEAGVEQDARLLGMVAEKGRALVVVVNKWDLGEQGGATQAWYRDELAKRLPFVAWAPMIFTSGRTGKGVAKVLDTAARLMEQYRARFPTHAMNELLERIQVSHPAPLVRGRRVKLYYVAQVAYAPPTFVIQCNRPESVNEHYQRYVENRFREAFGLEVPLRLVYKERQRRSRPPPGAKKA
- a CDS encoding peptidylprolyl isomerase, which codes for MPVTPEPPMADPIYATFKTSAGDLVVKLLPEKAPQTVENFLGLVEGTKEWTDPTSNQKVKRPLYDGTVFHRVIPDFMIQGGDPLGTGYGGPGFRFGDEIGPDNKFDKPGLLAMANAGPNTNGSQFFITEVPTPHLNRGHTIFGEVVKGFELVPKIARGGNGKTKLEKITITRGAQP
- a CDS encoding peptidylprolyl isomerase, producing the protein MTRPALLALALCLAPALAPAQTPPEAPKPAPAKKAAPKAAAPKELYATFVTSQGKIGVRLFPEQKPNAVKNFVDLAEGKKAWTDPRTGQRVQKPLYDGTVFHRVIPGFMIQGGDPLGLGVGGPGYAIPDELEASEHFFDQPCQLAYANSGPNSNGSQFFITEVPTLHLNPVKCDRSPSGLCGYVRFGEGVCGCDLVGKIARLGNSKTTLEKVVISKTKPTCQ
- the era gene encoding GTPase Era, giving the protein MGPPTPTAAAFRAGFVAILGRPNVGKSTLLNRVLREKIAIVSPRPQTTRTRILGVWNGPGAQLAFFDTPGLHRAEGPLNRRMVEVGLSTLSEVDVALLLVEAGTGPEGRVEVGEATRWIIEEVKRSGKPAVLGISKIDRAPKEAILPVIAAYRELHAWTEVVPFSALRDENVDDLLRTLARLVPEAEQPLFPPDVLTDQAERQLAAEYVREQVMLQTRQEIPYAAAVAVEAFDETEREKGRHGLVRVAATIYVERESQKGIVIGKRGALLKEIGTAARTGLERLLGCKVFLELHVKVDERWSEREDALRKHGL